Proteins from one Candidatus Omnitrophota bacterium genomic window:
- a CDS encoding HD domain-containing protein produces MTDEKKNINAYHKELFARLRKSVDLKKEEECIGCIIRPAAWWIIEKASPRPADIKKQLVCGCSQHKDVLSKNPKSCIKSISVAIYKSRETKTLTRFDCIHGLHGFVHPVTHGDKVYGYIGTCYRHKEVSPQILNVFAAFTDTIVREVQKELELSNLYETIRPRAIALSTVHTVHRLISSTLDLNELLPRIARLSLQIMRANRCSIKLVDSKRKILLPKATVDLRKKTVTLKKVKIGRHAPGKAFKYGRPFRGRDYLSTPLIDEDTIGVITVYDKIDKKPFTSFDQEIMATMAEQAVIAIKNAQLYKEQERLTIGSIKSLAKVLDTRAPGTYVPRAAFLKVALAMGQEMRLDAESMKSLEYAAILHDAGEIVVPYEVLTKPTKLTGKEFEIVKGHPMAGVELIKHMKAMKNVTPIIMYHHENYDGSGYPKGLKREQIPIGARIMAVVSAFEAMITKRPYRTIKKVADAIEEIKKHSGTQFDPKVVNSFLVVMNRKDVKQALEKELYGHR; encoded by the coding sequence ATGACGGACGAGAAGAAGAATATTAACGCGTACCATAAGGAACTCTTTGCGCGGCTTCGAAAGAGCGTGGACCTGAAGAAGGAAGAAGAGTGTATCGGCTGTATCATACGCCCGGCCGCATGGTGGATAATCGAGAAAGCTTCGCCCCGGCCCGCCGATATTAAGAAACAGCTCGTCTGCGGCTGTTCGCAACACAAAGACGTTTTGTCGAAAAACCCCAAGTCTTGCATCAAATCAATATCCGTAGCTATATACAAGTCCCGCGAAACTAAGACTCTTACCCGGTTTGACTGTATCCATGGCCTGCACGGGTTCGTGCATCCGGTAACTCATGGCGACAAAGTGTATGGCTACATAGGGACGTGTTACAGGCATAAAGAGGTTTCTCCTCAGATACTCAACGTATTCGCGGCGTTTACTGACACGATAGTGCGCGAAGTTCAGAAGGAGCTCGAACTCTCCAATCTTTACGAAACGATCCGGCCCCGCGCGATAGCGCTCTCCACCGTCCATACGGTGCACAGGCTTATAAGCTCCACGCTCGATTTAAACGAACTGCTTCCGCGTATTGCGCGCCTATCCTTGCAGATAATGCGCGCCAACAGGTGTTCTATAAAGTTGGTAGATTCAAAGCGTAAGATATTGTTGCCTAAAGCGACCGTTGATCTCCGTAAAAAAACAGTTACCCTTAAGAAAGTTAAAATAGGCCGGCACGCTCCGGGGAAAGCATTTAAATATGGCAGGCCTTTCCGTGGTCGCGATTATCTGTCCACGCCTTTAATCGATGAAGATACGATAGGTGTTATAACGGTATATGATAAGATCGACAAAAAGCCGTTTACATCATTCGACCAGGAGATAATGGCGACCATGGCCGAGCAGGCCGTTATCGCGATAAAGAACGCCCAGCTCTATAAAGAACAGGAGCGGCTTACGATAGGCAGTATAAAATCGCTCGCAAAAGTTCTCGATACCCGCGCGCCCGGAACTTATGTGCCAAGGGCGGCATTTCTTAAGGTGGCGCTCGCTATGGGCCAGGAGATGCGCCTTGACGCCGAGAGCATGAAGTCGCTGGAATACGCCGCGATACTGCACGATGCCGGTGAGATAGTTGTCCCGTACGAAGTCCTTACGAAGCCGACGAAGCTCACGGGCAAGGAGTTCGAGATAGTCAAGGGGCATCCGATGGCCGGAGTCGAATTGATAAAACACATGAAGGCGATGAAGAACGTGACCCCCATCATAATGTATCATCATGAGAATTATGATGGCTCAGGTTATCCTAAAGGGCTCAAACGTGAACAAATACCTATAGGTGCCCGTATAATGGCGGTAGTAAGCGCGTTCGAAGCAATGATTACAAAACGGCCCTACCGAACGATTAAAAAAGTAGCCGATGCTATTGAAGAGATTAAGAAACATTCAGGTACCCAGTTCGATCCCAAAGTGGTTAACTCCTTCCTGGTAGTCATGAACCGAAAGGATGTTAAACAGGCCCTCGAAAAGGAGCTCTATGGACATCGATAG
- a CDS encoding deoxyguanosinetriphosphate triphosphohydrolase, with protein MLKRQDLEKRENALAPYAQKCGMTKGRVYKETEHEYRSCYQRDRDRIIYSTAFRRLEYKTQVFVNHEGDYYRTRLTHTLEVAQIARSIARALGLNEDLVETISLAHDLGHTPFGHSGEDALSEIMRDHGGFDHNTQGLRVVDLLEDRYPDFPGLNLSYEVREGIIKHSTPFDRPRPAVTFKSTGSPILEIQAVDIADEIAYDNHDLDDGITSGLIKEEDLTGMKLWSGNAGRFKHLHPRVKGEVRKYQIISSLINDQVTDVVSQTEANIKRFKIRKTGDAIKIPERIVTASKMMQAMRLPMRDFLTHNLYHHYRVVRMSNKASRFISSLFNVYLDKTEQLPPTAQGRLKSEDEYRVICDYIAGMTDRYALDEYKKLFEPYERV; from the coding sequence ATGCTGAAACGACAAGATCTGGAGAAGAGGGAAAACGCCTTAGCTCCATACGCACAGAAATGCGGAATGACCAAGGGTAGAGTTTACAAGGAAACGGAACACGAATACCGTTCTTGCTATCAGCGCGACAGGGACAGGATAATTTACTCGACTGCTTTCAGGAGACTTGAATACAAGACTCAAGTCTTCGTCAATCACGAAGGCGATTATTACCGTACGCGCCTTACGCACACACTTGAAGTCGCTCAGATCGCGAGGTCGATCGCGCGCGCCCTCGGATTGAATGAAGACCTTGTGGAGACGATCAGCCTGGCTCATGACCTCGGGCATACACCGTTCGGTCATTCGGGCGAGGACGCGCTTTCCGAAATAATGCGTGACCACGGCGGATTCGATCATAATACGCAGGGCTTGCGTGTAGTCGATCTCCTGGAGGATAGATACCCTGATTTTCCCGGCCTGAACTTAAGTTACGAAGTCCGGGAAGGCATAATAAAGCACTCTACGCCTTTCGACCGCCCAAGACCCGCCGTTACGTTTAAATCGACCGGTTCACCGATCCTCGAGATACAGGCTGTCGATATCGCAGATGAGATCGCCTATGACAACCACGATCTGGACGATGGGATAACGAGCGGCCTTATTAAGGAAGAGGATCTTACCGGTATGAAACTGTGGAGCGGGAATGCCGGGCGCTTCAAGCATCTGCATCCACGCGTCAAAGGCGAGGTGCGTAAATATCAGATAATAAGCTCGCTCATCAATGATCAGGTTACGGATGTCGTCAGCCAGACGGAAGCCAATATAAAACGTTTTAAGATACGTAAAACCGGCGATGCGATTAAAATTCCGGAACGGATCGTTACCGCCTCAAAAATGATGCAGGCTATGCGCTTGCCGATGAGGGATTTCCTCACTCATAACCTTTATCATCATTACAGGGTCGTAAGGATGTCCAATAAGGCTTCGCGTTTTATTTCAAGCCTATTTAACGTCTACCTCGACAAAACCGAGCAACTTCCGCCAACGGCCCAGGGCCGTCTTAAGAGTGAGGACGAGTACCGCGTAATATGCGACTACATCGCCGGCATGACCGATCGCTATGCTCTCGATGAGTATAAGAAACTCTTCGAACCCTACGAGAGAGTGTGA
- a CDS encoding HIT domain-containing protein has protein sequence MDKLWAPWRSKYIYLRKKKQCIFCGNKGARPRSGYILKKTKHAFSMLNLFPYNNGHVMVAPYRHVKSLELLNESELMDLINLVNRTKTDIDKKLKPHGYNIGVNIGKIGGAGFAGHVHIHIVPRWTGDTNFMPVTANTKVISESLDVMHKLLKG, from the coding sequence ATGGATAAACTATGGGCGCCGTGGCGCAGTAAATATATTTATCTTCGCAAGAAGAAGCAGTGTATATTCTGCGGCAACAAAGGCGCGCGGCCCAGGTCTGGCTATATCCTCAAGAAAACGAAGCACGCATTCTCTATGCTGAACCTATTCCCATATAATAACGGACATGTGATGGTCGCGCCATACCGACATGTTAAAAGTCTTGAACTACTTAATGAATCGGAGCTGATGGATCTGATAAATCTGGTAAATCGTACGAAGACGGACATCGATAAAAAGCTGAAGCCTCATGGGTATAATATCGGGGTGAATATCGGTAAGATAGGCGGCGCGGGATTCGCCGGGCATGTGCATATACACATAGTTCCGAGATGGACGGGCGACACAAATTTCATGCCGGTAACGGCAAATACAAAGGTTATTTCTGAATCGCTCGATGTGATGCATAAATTGCTTAAAGGATAG
- a CDS encoding thymidylate synthase yields the protein MKHDIPVIKVEGETLPEAWEKAVMATWKDGLDIKTEYDKTGDPMSKDCTMIMVVNEPMKEPRIHRAFPGGLEDLEVYRQEVVFGIHDHWIKPEEGKWTYTYHQRLTGYPIEGISVDQIDYMIKKLIQTPYSRRAQGITWNPKTDPVTDDPPCLQRIWSRLVKIDGNSYALDMNTHWRSRDAFKASFMNIFALTDLQRVMAEEISKGIGADVRVGRYVDISDSFHIYGSYHEDFKKFQKMVSGRSFEERTWATEFAMPFFEDAKARLASEKKD from the coding sequence ATGAAACACGATATACCGGTCATAAAAGTTGAAGGCGAGACACTGCCGGAGGCCTGGGAAAAGGCCGTCATGGCGACGTGGAAAGACGGGCTTGACATAAAGACGGAATACGACAAGACCGGCGATCCGATGAGTAAGGATTGCACGATGATAATGGTTGTTAACGAGCCGATGAAGGAGCCGAGGATACATCGGGCATTCCCAGGCGGGCTCGAGGATCTCGAAGTGTACCGGCAGGAGGTCGTTTTTGGCATACACGATCATTGGATAAAGCCTGAGGAGGGAAAATGGACTTACACTTATCACCAGAGGCTTACAGGATATCCGATAGAGGGTATTTCGGTCGACCAGATCGATTACATGATAAAGAAACTGATCCAAACGCCTTATTCGCGGCGCGCGCAGGGTATAACATGGAATCCGAAGACTGATCCTGTAACCGACGATCCTCCGTGTTTGCAGAGGATATGGAGCCGGCTCGTTAAGATAGACGGAAATAGTTACGCGCTTGACATGAATACGCACTGGCGCTCGCGGGACGCGTTCAAGGCGAGCTTTATGAATATATTTGCTCTTACCGATCTTCAGCGGGTCATGGCTGAAGAGATATCAAAAGGTATCGGCGCCGATGTCCGGGTCGGGCGGTATGTTGATATAAGCGACAGCTTTCATATTTACGGAAGTTATCATGAAGATTTCAAAAAATTCCAGAAGATGGTGTCGGGCAGGTCGTTCGAGGAGCGGACATGGGCGACGGAATTCGCTATGCCGTTCTTTGAAGATGCGAAAGCTCGTCTTGCCTCCGAGAAGAAGGATTGA
- a CDS encoding metallophosphoesterase family protein, whose protein sequence is MKILVISDTHMPRSAQDLPEAIYKEIENVDMIVHAGDFVEKDLFDKLSALRKLKAVCGNMDSAELRHVLQEKEVFEVEGFSIGLIHGYGAPANMIETVKGEFKGVDAIIFGHSHAPTNITKDGVLFLNPGSPTDKVFARENTYAILEITEKKMEAKIVRI, encoded by the coding sequence ATGAAGATACTCGTAATTTCCGATACACACATGCCGCGTTCGGCGCAGGATCTGCCGGAAGCTATTTATAAAGAGATCGAAAATGTCGACATGATAGTGCATGCCGGCGATTTTGTCGAAAAAGATCTTTTTGACAAATTATCCGCCCTAAGGAAGCTTAAAGCCGTATGCGGTAATATGGATTCGGCCGAGCTTCGCCATGTATTGCAGGAGAAGGAAGTTTTTGAGGTAGAGGGTTTTAGCATAGGGCTAATACATGGGTATGGCGCCCCGGCGAATATGATCGAAACGGTTAAGGGCGAGTTTAAAGGCGTAGATGCGATAATATTCGGTCATTCGCATGCGCCGACTAATATTACAAAGGACGGGGTGCTTTTTCTGAATCCGGGCAGTCCGACAGATAAAGTATTCGCGCGCGAGAATACGTATGCCATCCTGGAAATTACAGAAAAGAAGATGGAAGCAAAAATAGTGAGGATATAA
- a CDS encoding AAA family ATPase, with amino-acid sequence MFSEPVTGDKFFGRREVLELLNKRVSALKDGYRQNVALTGQSLSGKSSIILHFLHTVNTEGFIPVYIEVVREPFRAFANKLIATVLYNALKKKGEAVEAEMPLLLELAQKSLPKTFQITKQINAAIDRNDLDEAYVGLLGLTSVLKEETGFSCVVILDEFDNLEHLGIKNPFLSFGKVIMVQKDTMYIVSSSRNEAIKKIISEKLSLLFGNFEIVKVANFDNKTSERFIDMRFAALETTVFLKKFLIMFTGGNPFYLGRIAQRAKEIALEQPSTFIDDEIIAKAILDTVYNANGVIHQYLMNFTLSIFDTKSRENYLAVLISIAEGGNTQSEIARGLKSKHGDVSKALSRLVELGILVKNGIFYEIEDVLLAFWLKSVYQRRRDLLIDGTFDKAKLFLSDILAYISGYNRECEKSATARIAELFNLFGDELISIESRNMRLPHFTKVEVKPLPDGNGMIAASFRGNYWMVEVYEHAVNENDVVSYLKSVKTSGYKVANRVLIALAGIDENAKLLAKELKISIWDASTLNRFFASYGMKRMVVL; translated from the coding sequence ATGTTTTCAGAACCGGTTACAGGGGATAAGTTTTTTGGACGGCGGGAGGTGTTGGAGCTTTTGAATAAGCGCGTTTCCGCGCTGAAAGACGGCTACCGGCAGAACGTAGCTCTCACCGGGCAGAGCCTGTCAGGTAAATCCTCGATCATCCTGCATTTTCTCCATACGGTAAATACCGAAGGGTTTATACCCGTATATATTGAAGTGGTAAGGGAGCCGTTCCGGGCGTTCGCCAATAAGCTTATAGCGACAGTGCTTTACAACGCGCTTAAGAAGAAGGGGGAGGCTGTCGAGGCCGAGATGCCGCTACTCCTTGAGCTCGCCCAGAAATCCCTCCCCAAGACATTCCAGATAACCAAACAGATCAACGCGGCGATCGACAGGAACGATCTGGATGAGGCGTATGTAGGGCTCTTAGGGTTGACCTCGGTGCTAAAAGAAGAGACCGGATTCTCCTGCGTCGTGATCCTTGACGAGTTCGACAACCTCGAGCACCTTGGTATAAAGAACCCTTTCTTAAGTTTTGGCAAGGTGATAATGGTGCAGAAGGATACGATGTATATCGTGTCCAGCTCACGTAATGAGGCAATAAAAAAAATAATTTCCGAAAAGCTATCGCTTCTGTTCGGTAATTTCGAAATAGTAAAGGTCGCGAACTTTGATAACAAAACATCCGAGCGTTTTATAGATATGCGTTTTGCGGCCTTAGAGACGACAGTATTTTTAAAAAAGTTTCTTATAATGTTCACCGGCGGAAATCCTTTCTATCTGGGCAGGATAGCACAGCGCGCCAAAGAGATCGCCCTCGAACAGCCATCGACGTTTATAGATGATGAGATAATAGCGAAGGCAATACTGGATACGGTTTATAACGCGAACGGCGTTATCCACCAATACCTTATGAATTTCACCTTAAGCATTTTCGATACGAAATCCAGGGAAAATTATCTGGCTGTACTCATATCCATAGCGGAGGGCGGTAATACACAGTCTGAGATAGCGCGCGGGCTGAAGTCGAAGCACGGAGATGTGTCTAAGGCGTTATCACGCCTGGTGGAACTCGGCATACTGGTAAAGAACGGAATCTTTTACGAGATAGAAGACGTCCTGCTGGCCTTCTGGCTGAAATCCGTATATCAGCGGAGGCGGGACCTGCTTATAGACGGGACTTTCGACAAGGCAAAACTTTTTTTAAGCGATATTCTGGCGTATATATCCGGTTATAACCGGGAATGTGAAAAGAGCGCCACCGCAAGGATCGCGGAACTTTTCAATTTGTTTGGCGATGAACTTATTTCCATCGAGTCGCGGAATATGCGCCTGCCGCACTTTACCAAGGTCGAGGTAAAGCCGTTACCCGACGGGAACGGTATGATAGCCGCATCTTTCCGCGGAAATTATTGGATGGTTGAAGTTTATGAACACGCTGTTAACGAGAATGACGTTGTGAGCTATCTGAAGAGTGTTAAGACTTCCGGGTACAAAGTAGCCAATAGAGTGCTCATAGCGCTCGCCGGTATAGACGAAAACGCTAAGCTTTTGGCGAAGGAACTTAAGATATCCATTTGGGATGCTTCGACGCTGAACAGGTTTTTTGCATCGTATGGAATGAAAAGGATGGTGGTTTTATGA
- a CDS encoding LysM peptidoglycan-binding domain-containing M23 family metallopeptidase: protein MPGALYHTVRRGETLWSISRNYGVDLQALIRVNSVLYTGTIESGQVLLIPRSQTISPVEVSNYAVPGQSFIWPLRGALATSFGATVDSVTSKGVDIKAPQGAGVRASRSGRVVYCDQFLKGLGKTVILDHGDGYQTVYAYNSDILVKIGDQVAQNMVIAKVGNTGRAKGAMLHFEIRRDGEPQNPFYYLPH from the coding sequence ATACCCGGCGCGTTATATCATACTGTCCGCCGCGGCGAGACACTCTGGAGTATTTCGCGAAATTACGGCGTGGATCTGCAGGCGCTTATCAGGGTTAATTCCGTATTGTATACCGGCACGATCGAGAGCGGTCAGGTTCTTCTGATACCTCGCTCGCAGACTATATCTCCGGTAGAGGTGTCCAACTACGCTGTTCCGGGGCAATCTTTTATATGGCCCTTACGCGGCGCATTGGCAACTTCATTCGGTGCGACAGTGGATAGCGTTACCAGTAAAGGCGTTGATATAAAAGCTCCTCAAGGCGCGGGCGTCAGGGCCTCGAGATCGGGAAGGGTCGTGTATTGCGACCAATTCCTTAAAGGGTTAGGCAAGACGGTTATACTCGATCACGGAGATGGTTATCAGACGGTATATGCGTACAATTCAGATATCCTCGTAAAGATAGGGGATCAGGTAGCTCAAAACATGGTGATAGCAAAAGTCGGTAATACGGGCAGGGCAAAAGGCGCGATGCTCCACTTCGAGATACGAAGGGATGGCGAGCCGCAAAATCCATTTTATTACCTGCCGCATTAA
- a CDS encoding PfkB family carbohydrate kinase, whose protein sequence is MSILVVGSVAIDSVKTPFGKREEALGGSATYFSMAASFFNKVNIVATVGEDFPKKYINLFKNKGIGTDGLHVARGKTFRWKGWYDYDLNTAHTVSTHLNVFKDFKPDVPRALRKSEFVFLANIDPELQYNVLKQMDHPKLVACDSMNYWLEHKKKEFEKLLDKVDILLLNDSEARQFTGEPNLMRAARLIVDFGPKAVIIKKGEHGVIYFSKDSHFIAPAYLLETVYDPTGAGDTFAGGMIGYLSKVGKVNEASVRKSIIYGSILASFVVEGFSVDRMLEISTDEINLRYKHFKEITKF, encoded by the coding sequence ATGAGCATACTTGTGGTAGGTTCGGTAGCGATAGATTCGGTGAAGACGCCGTTTGGCAAGCGCGAAGAAGCTCTCGGCGGATCGGCGACGTATTTTTCGATGGCGGCATCGTTTTTTAATAAAGTAAACATCGTGGCGACCGTGGGCGAAGATTTCCCGAAGAAATACATAAACCTTTTCAAAAATAAAGGCATTGGTACAGATGGCCTGCATGTGGCGCGCGGCAAGACATTCAGGTGGAAGGGCTGGTATGACTACGATCTTAACACCGCGCACACGGTGAGCACACATTTAAATGTATTCAAGGACTTTAAGCCTGATGTGCCGCGCGCGCTTCGTAAATCCGAATTCGTATTCCTGGCCAATATCGATCCCGAATTGCAATACAACGTATTAAAACAGATGGACCATCCGAAGCTCGTGGCGTGCGATTCGATGAACTACTGGCTGGAGCATAAGAAGAAAGAATTCGAAAAGCTTCTCGATAAAGTGGACATATTGCTTTTGAACGATTCCGAGGCGCGGCAATTTACCGGCGAGCCGAACCTTATGAGGGCGGCGCGCCTTATCGTGGATTTCGGTCCAAAAGCGGTAATAATAAAGAAAGGTGAACACGGGGTTATATATTTTTCGAAAGATTCGCATTTTATAGCGCCCGCGTATCTTTTGGAGACAGTTTACGATCCGACCGGCGCTGGAGATACATTTGCCGGGGGCATGATAGGGTATTTGAGTAAGGTCGGAAAAGTGAATGAGGCGAGTGTAAGAAAGAGTATAATATACGGCAGTATTCTCGCGTCATTCGTGGTCGAGGGGTTCTCGGTCGACAGGATGCTCGAGATATCTACCGATGAGATCAATCTGCGGTACAAACATTTTAAAGAGATAACGAAATTTTAA
- the thiC gene encoding phosphomethylpyrimidine synthase ThiC, whose product MTQIDIARSGKLSPEMKITARDESVSPEIIRKGLEGGTIVLPKNRLRDILKPCAIGKGLKTKINANIGTSKDSSGISCELKKMEAAIAAGADAIMDLSTGPMITKTRQKILAACSVPVGTVPIYQMVISGLKDYGSIRNIPADYMLGVLEAQAKEGVDFFTIHAGVTSSVLKTLKNSPRVLDIVSRGGAFLAEWILENDRENPFYERFDEVIDIARRYDVTLSLGDGLRPGAIADATDSPQIMELITLGELQKRALAKGVQVMIEGPGHVPINQIEANVMLEKSICNGAPFYVLGPLVTDTAPGYDHITAAIGGAIASSKGADFLCYVTPSEHLRLPSIEDVREGVIASKIAAHAGDIAKGVKGAFAQDNAISKARRERNWEKQFAFAIDKVRPRAYRATSKPGVKDVCTMCGEYCSIKISEKALKRECAGVNHK is encoded by the coding sequence ATGACACAGATAGATATAGCGAGATCGGGCAAGCTCTCACCGGAAATGAAGATAACGGCCCGCGATGAATCCGTCAGCCCGGAAATTATACGAAAAGGTCTTGAAGGCGGCACGATAGTCCTTCCGAAGAATCGTCTTCGCGATATATTGAAGCCTTGCGCTATCGGCAAGGGCTTGAAGACCAAGATCAATGCCAATATCGGCACTTCAAAGGACTCTTCCGGAATATCCTGCGAACTTAAAAAAATGGAAGCCGCTATAGCGGCCGGCGCGGATGCTATCATGGACCTTTCGACCGGTCCTATGATAACCAAAACACGTCAGAAAATTTTAGCCGCGTGTTCGGTGCCGGTCGGGACGGTGCCTATATACCAGATGGTTATATCAGGATTAAAAGATTATGGATCTATCAGAAATATTCCTGCCGACTACATGCTCGGTGTGCTGGAGGCTCAAGCAAAAGAAGGCGTAGATTTCTTTACAATACACGCAGGCGTTACTTCAAGCGTGTTAAAAACGCTTAAAAACAGTCCGAGGGTACTCGACATTGTAAGTCGTGGCGGCGCGTTTCTCGCGGAATGGATATTGGAAAACGACAGGGAGAACCCCTTCTATGAACGCTTCGACGAGGTTATCGATATAGCCAGGCGATACGATGTTACGCTTTCGCTGGGCGACGGTTTGCGGCCCGGAGCTATTGCTGACGCTACCGACTCTCCGCAGATCATGGAATTAATTACGCTGGGAGAACTGCAGAAGAGGGCGCTTGCGAAAGGTGTTCAAGTCATGATAGAAGGGCCGGGGCACGTTCCGATAAACCAGATCGAGGCCAATGTAATGCTGGAGAAGTCGATCTGTAACGGAGCGCCGTTCTATGTGCTGGGTCCGCTTGTAACGGATACAGCCCCGGGCTATGACCACATTACCGCGGCGATAGGCGGTGCGATAGCCTCGAGTAAGGGCGCGGATTTCCTGTGTTACGTCACGCCGTCGGAACATTTGAGACTTCCGTCGATTGAGGATGTCAGAGAAGGTGTTATCGCTTCAAAGATAGCGGCTCATGCCGGAGACATCGCCAAGGGCGTGAAGGGCGCCTTCGCGCAGGATAACGCGATATCGAAGGCAAGAAGAGAGCGGAATTGGGAAAAGCAGTTTGCGTTTGCCATCGACAAAGTTCGTCCCCGGGCGTATCGCGCCACGTCGAAACCCGGCGTAAAGGACGTCTGCACGATGTGCGGCGAATATTGTTCGATAAAGATCTCGGAAAAAGCGTTAAAACGTGAATGCGCGGGAGTAAATCATAAATGA
- a CDS encoding thiamine-phosphate pyrophosphorylase → MIKKEIYRIIDANLNRSREGLRVCEEITRFVLNSRPLTQDLKSVRHSICKIMKCSVDTTGALAASRDSDSDVLRCSRHSTEMKRSGAADIFAANIERVKESLRVLEEFFKLIDAGASSRFCGLRFKVYAIEKNVLKQLKRKRL, encoded by the coding sequence ATGATAAAGAAAGAAATATATCGCATAATCGACGCCAATCTTAACAGATCCCGTGAGGGCTTGAGGGTTTGCGAAGAGATAACGCGTTTTGTCCTGAATTCCCGGCCGCTTACACAGGATCTGAAATCGGTAAGGCACAGCATCTGTAAAATAATGAAATGCTCGGTCGATACGACCGGCGCGTTGGCGGCGTCGCGTGATTCGGATAGCGATGTGCTGAGGTGCTCGCGCCACTCTACGGAGATGAAGCGATCCGGGGCGGCTGATATATTCGCGGCGAACATCGAGCGCGTGAAGGAGAGCTTGCGGGTGCTGGAAGAGTTTTTTAAGCTTATAGATGCAGGCGCGTCATCGCGGTTTTGCGGCCTAAGATTTAAGGTTTACGCGATAGAAAAGAATGTTTTGAAGCAATTAAAAAGGAAGCGGTTGTAG
- the rfaE2 gene encoding D-glycero-beta-D-manno-heptose 1-phosphate adenylyltransferase — protein MKSKLKSLSAIGGIVSRLRRRDKKIVFTNGCFDIIHVGHVDYLSRARDLGDILVIGLNSDSSVRRLKGKGRPINKEKDRALILSALSFVDYIVIFGDDTPGNLIKKIKPDILVKGGDWKIKEIVGADFVSSYGGRVTTIPFVKGYSTTSIVERMKAK, from the coding sequence ATGAAGAGTAAGCTGAAGAGTCTGTCCGCTATCGGCGGGATCGTATCCCGACTGAGACGTCGTGACAAAAAAATAGTTTTTACAAACGGCTGTTTTGATATTATCCATGTCGGACATGTCGATTATCTTTCCAGGGCGCGGGATCTGGGCGATATTCTTGTTATAGGATTGAATAGCGACAGCTCCGTGAGACGCTTGAAAGGTAAAGGCCGGCCTATCAATAAAGAAAAAGACCGCGCGCTGATTTTATCCGCATTGTCGTTCGTGGATTATATCGTAATCTTTGGAGACGATACGCCGGGGAATCTTATAAAAAAGATAAAGCCCGATATCCTGGTCAAGGGTGGCGACTGGAAGATTAAAGAAATAGTAGGCGCTGATTTTGTAAGTTCCTACGGCGGCAGGGTGACGACGATACCATTCGTGAAGGGGTATTCTACGACATCCATAGTCGAGCGAATGAAGGCTAAATGA
- a CDS encoding D-sedoheptulose 7-phosphate isomerase, whose product MKSTIKARIEQSIEAQEDLHSKQVENIEKTARLIISSLRMGGKALVFGNGGSAADSQHIVAELVGRFKKERRGLAAIALTTNTSTLTALANDYGYEAVFVRQIEALGKEGDVAVGLSTSGDSKNVVAALQKAKEMGLKTIGFTGATGGAMKQICDVIISVNSKDTPRIQESHILAGHIICELVEAELCK is encoded by the coding sequence ATGAAAAGCACAATAAAAGCGAGAATAGAGCAATCGATCGAGGCGCAGGAAGACCTGCATTCAAAACAGGTTGAGAATATCGAAAAGACGGCCAGGCTCATAATAAGTTCGCTCAGGATGGGCGGCAAGGCGCTTGTTTTTGGTAACGGTGGGAGCGCGGCCGATAGCCAGCACATAGTCGCGGAGCTGGTTGGCAGGTTCAAGAAGGAGCGTCGCGGCCTGGCGGCCATTGCGCTTACGACCAACACGTCTACGCTCACGGCCCTGGCCAACGATTACGGTTACGAAGCGGTTTTCGTTCGCCAGATCGAGGCGCTCGGCAAGGAAGGCGATGTCGCTGTGGGGCTTTCGACGAGCGGCGATTCAAAGAATGTTGTCGCGGCGCTCCAGAAGGCCAAAGAGATGGGGCTTAAGACCATAGGTTTTACCGGCGCGACCGGCGGCGCAATGAAACAGATATGCGACGTCATCATTTCCGTTAATTCAAAAGATACGCCCAGGATCCAGGAGTCGCATATTCTGGCAGGGCATATAATATGTGAGTTGGTTGAAGCGGAGCTTTGTAAATGA